One Salmo trutta chromosome 12, fSalTru1.1, whole genome shotgun sequence genomic region harbors:
- the LOC115204268 gene encoding serine/threonine-protein kinase MARK2 isoform X5, giving the protein MSTRTVTRTALLTIEHSSNQSPSESKAGGRPNMPRCRNSVPTTADEQPHIGNYRLLKTIGKGNFAKVKLARHVLTGKEVAVKIIDKTQLNSSSLQKLFREVRIMKLLNHPNIVKLFEVIETEKTLYLIMEYASGGEVFDYLVAHGRMKEKEARAKFRQIVSAVQYCHQKCIVHRDLKAENLLLDADMNIKIADFGFSNEFTMGNKLDTFCGSPPYAAPELFQGKKYDGPEVDVWSLGVILYTLVSGSLPFDGQNLKELRERVLRGKYRIPFYMSTDCENLLKKFLILNPTKRGSLEQQIMKDRWMNVGHEEEELKPFIEPQPDYKDPKRTGQNPDRAGGWKRDIMLQMGYSAEEIQDSLVNQKYNEVMATYLLLDYRNTEMDECISLSMKSRPGSDLTNSNAQSPSHKVQRSTSSNLKPRRATDAGSSASKRSQGDNKHTAEDYGRKGSGTGSSTKVPPSPLASADRKRSTPTPSTNSILSTGTSRSRNSPVPERATLGVQNGKDSLTTPGSRASTASAAAVLSSSHPRHHKSLSTSAHPSPPDIHAHRPSTAPQRVPVASPSAHNIGSSTATDRSNFPRNVTSRSTFSAGQQRAARDQHTSTYNGPPSSPSLSYGNSQARRAGGTGIFRKFTSKFVRRNLTFRFPRRPMLTTAEKLEKVTLGSAGDENKDFLSSTSTVPSTPTSSLTSKDHKPRSLRFTWSMKTTSSMEPNEMMKEIRKVLDSNSCEYELRERYMLLCVSGNPALDDFVQWEMEVCKLPRLSLNGVRFKRISGTSIAFKNIASKVANELKL; this is encoded by the exons TCTCCCTCTGAATCCAAGGCAGGCGGGCGTCCCAATATGCCGCGGTGCCGGAATTCTGTCCCCACGACGGCAGACGAGCAGCCACACATTGGCAACTACCGGCTGCTAAAGACCATTGGCAAGGGCAACTTTGCCAAGGTCAAACTGGCTCGGCATGTCCTCACAGGGAAAGAG GTGGCTGTGAAAATCATTGACAAAACGCAGCTGAACTCTTCCAGTCTCCAAAAG CTGTTTCGTGAAGTGAGGATCATGAAGTTGCTGAATCATCCAAATATCG TTAAGTTATTTGAAGTTATTGAGACGGAGAAGACACTGTACTTGATCATGGAGTATGCCAGTGGAG gTGAGGTGTTTGATTACCTTGTTGCTCACGGGAGAATGAAGGAGAAAGAGGCCAGAGCCAAATTTAGACAG ATAGTTTCAGCGGTACAGTACTGCCACCAGAAGTGCATTGTACACAGAGACCTAAAG GCAGAGAACCTACTCCTAGATGCTGACATGAACATCAAGATCGCAGACTTTGGTTTCAGCAATGAGTTCACCATGGGGAACAAGCTGGACACTTTTTGTGGCTCCCCGCCCTACGCCGCTCCGGAGCTGTTCCAAGGGAAGAAGTATGACGGGCCCGAGGTGGACGTCTGGAGCCTGGGGGTCATCCTCTACACACTGGTCAGCGGCTCTCTGCCCTTTGACGGGCAGAACCTCAAG GAGCTGCGTGAACGGGTTTTGCGGGGGAAGTATAGGATTCCCTTCTACATGTCCACAGACTGCGAGAACCTGCTCAAGAAGTTCCTCATTCTCAACCCAACCAAGAGGGGCAGCCTGGAG CAGCAGATCATGAAGGACCGCTGGATGAATGTAGGccatgaggaggaggagctgaAGCCCTTCATCGAGCCCCAGCCAGACTATAAGGACCCCAAGAGGACAGGTCAGAACCCCGACCGAGCGGGGGGGTGGAAGAGAG ATATCATGTTGCAGATGGGCTACTCTGCAGAGGAGATCCAGGACTCGCTCGTCAACCAAAAATACAATGAAGTCATGGCCACATATCTATTACTGGATTACAGGAACACGGAG ATGGACGAATGTATCAGTCTGTCAATGAAATCCCGCCCAGGAAGTGACCTCACAAACAGCAATGCCCAATCTCCTTCTCACAAGGTACAGCGCAGTACCTCATCCAATCTGAAGCCCCGTAGAGCAACGGATGCAG GTTCTTCTGCTTCCAAGCGTTCCCAGGGTGACAACAAGCACACAGCAGAGGATTATGGGAGAAAAGGTTCTGGCACTGGCAGCTCCACTAAAGTCCCTCCCAGTCCTTTAGCTTCAGCAGATCGTAAGAGGAGCACCCCGACCCCCTCCACC AACAGCATCCTGTCCACTGGTACGAGTCGCAGTCGAAACTCGCCAGTCCCTGAGAGGGCCACACTTGGGGTCCAGAATGGAAAGGACAG CCTGACCACCCCAGGGTCCCGTGCCTCCACAGCCTCGGCAGCTGCCGtactctcctcctcccacccccgACATCACAAGTCCTTGTCCACCTCTGCTCACCCCAGCCCCCCAGACATCCATGCACACCGGCCCAG CACCGCCCCTCAGAGAGTACCGGTGGCGTCTCCTTCTGCCCACAACATCGGCAGTTCCACGGCGACAGACCGTTCCAACTTCCCCAGAAATGTGACCAGCCGAAGCACTTTCAGTGCCGGCCAGCAGAGGGCGGCACGGGACCAACATACTTCCACTTATAATGGTCCTCCAtcatccccttccctctcctacGGGAACAGCCAAGCCCGAAGAGCCGGCGGCACTGGTATCTTCAGAAAGTTCACTTCTAAATTTGTGCGCAG AAATCTCACATTCAGATTCCCCAGAAG ACCCATGTTGACCACCGCTGAGAAGCTGGAGAAGGTCACTCTGGGCTCTGCAGGAGATGAGAACAAGGACTTCCTGTCCTCCACCTCTACGGTACCCAGCACCCCGACTTCAAGCCTGACCTCCAAGGACCACAAGCCCCGCTCGCTGCGCTTCACCTGGAGCATGAAGACCACCTCCTCCATGGAGCCCAATGAGATGATGAAGGAGATCCGGAAGGTTTTGGACTCGAACAGCTGCGAGTATGAGCTGCGGGAGCGCTACATGCTGCTGTGCGTGTCTGGGAATCCCGCCCTTGACGACTTTGTCCAGTGGGAGATGGAGGTTTGCAAGCTGCCCCGCCTCTCCCTCAACGGGGTTCGCTTTAAGCGCATTTCTGGCACGTCCATCGCCTTCAAGAACATCGCTTCCAAGGTTGCCAATGAGCTCAAACTGTGA
- the LOC115204268 gene encoding serine/threonine-protein kinase MARK2 isoform X4, whose product MSTRTVTRTALLTIEHSSNQSPSESKAGGRPNMPRCRNSVPTTADEQPHIGNYRLLKTIGKGNFAKVKLARHVLTGKEVAVKIIDKTQLNSSSLQKLFREVRIMKLLNHPNIVKLFEVIETEKTLYLIMEYASGGEVFDYLVAHGRMKEKEARAKFRQIVSAVQYCHQKCIVHRDLKAENLLLDADMNIKIADFGFSNEFTMGNKLDTFCGSPPYAAPELFQGKKYDGPEVDVWSLGVILYTLVSGSLPFDGQNLKELRERVLRGKYRIPFYMSTDCENLLKKFLILNPTKRGSLEQQIMKDRWMNVGHEEEELKPFIEPQPDYKDPKRTDIMLQMGYSAEEIQDSLVNQKYNEVMATYLLLDYRNTEMDECISLSMKSRPGSDLTNSNAQSPSHKVQRSTSSNLKPRRATDAGSSASKRSQGDNKHTAEDYGRKGSGTGSSTKVPPSPLASADRKRSTPTPSTNSILSTGTSRSRNSPVPERATLGVQNGKDSLTTPGSRASTASAAAVLSSSHPRHHKSLSTSAHPSPPDIHAHRPSTAPQRVPVASPSAHNIGSSTATDRSNFPRNVTSRSTFSAGQQRAARDQHTSTYNGPPSSPSLSYGNSQARRAGGTGIFRKFTSKFVRRNLTFRFPRSPYEGEGRDEASRPMLTTAEKLEKVTLGSAGDENKDFLSSTSTVPSTPTSSLTSKDHKPRSLRFTWSMKTTSSMEPNEMMKEIRKVLDSNSCEYELRERYMLLCVSGNPALDDFVQWEMEVCKLPRLSLNGVRFKRISGTSIAFKNIASKVANELKL is encoded by the exons TCTCCCTCTGAATCCAAGGCAGGCGGGCGTCCCAATATGCCGCGGTGCCGGAATTCTGTCCCCACGACGGCAGACGAGCAGCCACACATTGGCAACTACCGGCTGCTAAAGACCATTGGCAAGGGCAACTTTGCCAAGGTCAAACTGGCTCGGCATGTCCTCACAGGGAAAGAG GTGGCTGTGAAAATCATTGACAAAACGCAGCTGAACTCTTCCAGTCTCCAAAAG CTGTTTCGTGAAGTGAGGATCATGAAGTTGCTGAATCATCCAAATATCG TTAAGTTATTTGAAGTTATTGAGACGGAGAAGACACTGTACTTGATCATGGAGTATGCCAGTGGAG gTGAGGTGTTTGATTACCTTGTTGCTCACGGGAGAATGAAGGAGAAAGAGGCCAGAGCCAAATTTAGACAG ATAGTTTCAGCGGTACAGTACTGCCACCAGAAGTGCATTGTACACAGAGACCTAAAG GCAGAGAACCTACTCCTAGATGCTGACATGAACATCAAGATCGCAGACTTTGGTTTCAGCAATGAGTTCACCATGGGGAACAAGCTGGACACTTTTTGTGGCTCCCCGCCCTACGCCGCTCCGGAGCTGTTCCAAGGGAAGAAGTATGACGGGCCCGAGGTGGACGTCTGGAGCCTGGGGGTCATCCTCTACACACTGGTCAGCGGCTCTCTGCCCTTTGACGGGCAGAACCTCAAG GAGCTGCGTGAACGGGTTTTGCGGGGGAAGTATAGGATTCCCTTCTACATGTCCACAGACTGCGAGAACCTGCTCAAGAAGTTCCTCATTCTCAACCCAACCAAGAGGGGCAGCCTGGAG CAGCAGATCATGAAGGACCGCTGGATGAATGTAGGccatgaggaggaggagctgaAGCCCTTCATCGAGCCCCAGCCAGACTATAAGGACCCCAAGAGGACAG ATATCATGTTGCAGATGGGCTACTCTGCAGAGGAGATCCAGGACTCGCTCGTCAACCAAAAATACAATGAAGTCATGGCCACATATCTATTACTGGATTACAGGAACACGGAG ATGGACGAATGTATCAGTCTGTCAATGAAATCCCGCCCAGGAAGTGACCTCACAAACAGCAATGCCCAATCTCCTTCTCACAAGGTACAGCGCAGTACCTCATCCAATCTGAAGCCCCGTAGAGCAACGGATGCAG GTTCTTCTGCTTCCAAGCGTTCCCAGGGTGACAACAAGCACACAGCAGAGGATTATGGGAGAAAAGGTTCTGGCACTGGCAGCTCCACTAAAGTCCCTCCCAGTCCTTTAGCTTCAGCAGATCGTAAGAGGAGCACCCCGACCCCCTCCACC AACAGCATCCTGTCCACTGGTACGAGTCGCAGTCGAAACTCGCCAGTCCCTGAGAGGGCCACACTTGGGGTCCAGAATGGAAAGGACAG CCTGACCACCCCAGGGTCCCGTGCCTCCACAGCCTCGGCAGCTGCCGtactctcctcctcccacccccgACATCACAAGTCCTTGTCCACCTCTGCTCACCCCAGCCCCCCAGACATCCATGCACACCGGCCCAG CACCGCCCCTCAGAGAGTACCGGTGGCGTCTCCTTCTGCCCACAACATCGGCAGTTCCACGGCGACAGACCGTTCCAACTTCCCCAGAAATGTGACCAGCCGAAGCACTTTCAGTGCCGGCCAGCAGAGGGCGGCACGGGACCAACATACTTCCACTTATAATGGTCCTCCAtcatccccttccctctcctacGGGAACAGCCAAGCCCGAAGAGCCGGCGGCACTGGTATCTTCAGAAAGTTCACTTCTAAATTTGTGCGCAG AAATCTCACATTCAGATTCCCCAGAAG CCCGTATGAGGGAGAGGGTCGAGATGAGGCCAGCAG ACCCATGTTGACCACCGCTGAGAAGCTGGAGAAGGTCACTCTGGGCTCTGCAGGAGATGAGAACAAGGACTTCCTGTCCTCCACCTCTACGGTACCCAGCACCCCGACTTCAAGCCTGACCTCCAAGGACCACAAGCCCCGCTCGCTGCGCTTCACCTGGAGCATGAAGACCACCTCCTCCATGGAGCCCAATGAGATGATGAAGGAGATCCGGAAGGTTTTGGACTCGAACAGCTGCGAGTATGAGCTGCGGGAGCGCTACATGCTGCTGTGCGTGTCTGGGAATCCCGCCCTTGACGACTTTGTCCAGTGGGAGATGGAGGTTTGCAAGCTGCCCCGCCTCTCCCTCAACGGGGTTCGCTTTAAGCGCATTTCTGGCACGTCCATCGCCTTCAAGAACATCGCTTCCAAGGTTGCCAATGAGCTCAAACTGTGA
- the LOC115204268 gene encoding serine/threonine-protein kinase MARK2 isoform X10, with protein MSTRTVTRTALLTIEHSSNQSPSESKAGGRPNMPRCRNSVPTTADEQPHIGNYRLLKTIGKGNFAKVKLARHVLTGKEVAVKIIDKTQLNSSSLQKLFREVRIMKLLNHPNIVKLFEVIETEKTLYLIMEYASGGEVFDYLVAHGRMKEKEARAKFRQIVSAVQYCHQKCIVHRDLKAENLLLDADMNIKIADFGFSNEFTMGNKLDTFCGSPPYAAPELFQGKKYDGPEVDVWSLGVILYTLVSGSLPFDGQNLKELRERVLRGKYRIPFYMSTDCENLLKKFLILNPTKRGSLEQIMKDRWMNVGHEEEELKPFIEPQPDYKDPKRTDIMLQMGYSAEEIQDSLVNQKYNEVMATYLLLDYRNTEMDECISLSMKSRPGSDLTNSNAQSPSHKVQRSTSSNLKPRRATDAGSSASKRSQGDNKHTAEDYGRKGSGTGSSTKVPPSPLASADRKRSTPTPSTNSILSTGTSRSRNSPVPERATLGVQNGKDSTAPQRVPVASPSAHNIGSSTATDRSNFPRNVTSRSTFSAGQQRAARDQHTSTYNGPPSSPSLSYGNSQARRAGGTGIFRKFTSKFVRRNLTFRFPRSPYEGEGRDEASRPMLTTAEKLEKVTLGSAGDENKDFLSSTSTVPSTPTSSLTSKDHKPRSLRFTWSMKTTSSMEPNEMMKEIRKVLDSNSCEYELRERYMLLCVSGNPALDDFVQWEMEVCKLPRLSLNGVRFKRISGTSIAFKNIASKVANELKL; from the exons TCTCCCTCTGAATCCAAGGCAGGCGGGCGTCCCAATATGCCGCGGTGCCGGAATTCTGTCCCCACGACGGCAGACGAGCAGCCACACATTGGCAACTACCGGCTGCTAAAGACCATTGGCAAGGGCAACTTTGCCAAGGTCAAACTGGCTCGGCATGTCCTCACAGGGAAAGAG GTGGCTGTGAAAATCATTGACAAAACGCAGCTGAACTCTTCCAGTCTCCAAAAG CTGTTTCGTGAAGTGAGGATCATGAAGTTGCTGAATCATCCAAATATCG TTAAGTTATTTGAAGTTATTGAGACGGAGAAGACACTGTACTTGATCATGGAGTATGCCAGTGGAG gTGAGGTGTTTGATTACCTTGTTGCTCACGGGAGAATGAAGGAGAAAGAGGCCAGAGCCAAATTTAGACAG ATAGTTTCAGCGGTACAGTACTGCCACCAGAAGTGCATTGTACACAGAGACCTAAAG GCAGAGAACCTACTCCTAGATGCTGACATGAACATCAAGATCGCAGACTTTGGTTTCAGCAATGAGTTCACCATGGGGAACAAGCTGGACACTTTTTGTGGCTCCCCGCCCTACGCCGCTCCGGAGCTGTTCCAAGGGAAGAAGTATGACGGGCCCGAGGTGGACGTCTGGAGCCTGGGGGTCATCCTCTACACACTGGTCAGCGGCTCTCTGCCCTTTGACGGGCAGAACCTCAAG GAGCTGCGTGAACGGGTTTTGCGGGGGAAGTATAGGATTCCCTTCTACATGTCCACAGACTGCGAGAACCTGCTCAAGAAGTTCCTCATTCTCAACCCAACCAAGAGGGGCAGCCTGGAG CAGATCATGAAGGACCGCTGGATGAATGTAGGccatgaggaggaggagctgaAGCCCTTCATCGAGCCCCAGCCAGACTATAAGGACCCCAAGAGGACAG ATATCATGTTGCAGATGGGCTACTCTGCAGAGGAGATCCAGGACTCGCTCGTCAACCAAAAATACAATGAAGTCATGGCCACATATCTATTACTGGATTACAGGAACACGGAG ATGGACGAATGTATCAGTCTGTCAATGAAATCCCGCCCAGGAAGTGACCTCACAAACAGCAATGCCCAATCTCCTTCTCACAAGGTACAGCGCAGTACCTCATCCAATCTGAAGCCCCGTAGAGCAACGGATGCAG GTTCTTCTGCTTCCAAGCGTTCCCAGGGTGACAACAAGCACACAGCAGAGGATTATGGGAGAAAAGGTTCTGGCACTGGCAGCTCCACTAAAGTCCCTCCCAGTCCTTTAGCTTCAGCAGATCGTAAGAGGAGCACCCCGACCCCCTCCACC AACAGCATCCTGTCCACTGGTACGAGTCGCAGTCGAAACTCGCCAGTCCCTGAGAGGGCCACACTTGGGGTCCAGAATGGAAAGGACAG CACCGCCCCTCAGAGAGTACCGGTGGCGTCTCCTTCTGCCCACAACATCGGCAGTTCCACGGCGACAGACCGTTCCAACTTCCCCAGAAATGTGACCAGCCGAAGCACTTTCAGTGCCGGCCAGCAGAGGGCGGCACGGGACCAACATACTTCCACTTATAATGGTCCTCCAtcatccccttccctctcctacGGGAACAGCCAAGCCCGAAGAGCCGGCGGCACTGGTATCTTCAGAAAGTTCACTTCTAAATTTGTGCGCAG AAATCTCACATTCAGATTCCCCAGAAG CCCGTATGAGGGAGAGGGTCGAGATGAGGCCAGCAG ACCCATGTTGACCACCGCTGAGAAGCTGGAGAAGGTCACTCTGGGCTCTGCAGGAGATGAGAACAAGGACTTCCTGTCCTCCACCTCTACGGTACCCAGCACCCCGACTTCAAGCCTGACCTCCAAGGACCACAAGCCCCGCTCGCTGCGCTTCACCTGGAGCATGAAGACCACCTCCTCCATGGAGCCCAATGAGATGATGAAGGAGATCCGGAAGGTTTTGGACTCGAACAGCTGCGAGTATGAGCTGCGGGAGCGCTACATGCTGCTGTGCGTGTCTGGGAATCCCGCCCTTGACGACTTTGTCCAGTGGGAGATGGAGGTTTGCAAGCTGCCCCGCCTCTCCCTCAACGGGGTTCGCTTTAAGCGCATTTCTGGCACGTCCATCGCCTTCAAGAACATCGCTTCCAAGGTTGCCAATGAGCTCAAACTGTGA
- the LOC115204268 gene encoding serine/threonine-protein kinase MARK2 isoform X8, with protein sequence MSTRTVTRTALLTIEHSSNQSPSESKAGGRPNMPRCRNSVPTTADEQPHIGNYRLLKTIGKGNFAKVKLARHVLTGKEVAVKIIDKTQLNSSSLQKLFREVRIMKLLNHPNIVKLFEVIETEKTLYLIMEYASGGEVFDYLVAHGRMKEKEARAKFRQIVSAVQYCHQKCIVHRDLKAENLLLDADMNIKIADFGFSNEFTMGNKLDTFCGSPPYAAPELFQGKKYDGPEVDVWSLGVILYTLVSGSLPFDGQNLKELRERVLRGKYRIPFYMSTDCENLLKKFLILNPTKRGSLEQQIMKDRWMNVGHEEEELKPFIEPQPDYKDPKRTGQNPDRAGGWKRDIMLQMGYSAEEIQDSLVNQKYNEVMATYLLLDYRNTEMDECISLSMKSRPGSDLTNSNAQSPSHKVQRSTSSNLKPRRATDAGSSASKRSQGDNKHTAEDYGRKGSGTGSSTKVPPSPLASADRKRSTPTPSTNSILSTGTSRSRNSPVPERATLGVQNGKDSTAPQRVPVASPSAHNIGSSTATDRSNFPRNVTSRSTFSAGQQRAARDQHTSTYNGPPSSPSLSYGNSQARRAGGTGIFRKFTSKFVRRNLTFRFPRSPYEGEGRDEASRPMLTTAEKLEKVTLGSAGDENKDFLSSTSTVPSTPTSSLTSKDHKPRSLRFTWSMKTTSSMEPNEMMKEIRKVLDSNSCEYELRERYMLLCVSGNPALDDFVQWEMEVCKLPRLSLNGVRFKRISGTSIAFKNIASKVANELKL encoded by the exons TCTCCCTCTGAATCCAAGGCAGGCGGGCGTCCCAATATGCCGCGGTGCCGGAATTCTGTCCCCACGACGGCAGACGAGCAGCCACACATTGGCAACTACCGGCTGCTAAAGACCATTGGCAAGGGCAACTTTGCCAAGGTCAAACTGGCTCGGCATGTCCTCACAGGGAAAGAG GTGGCTGTGAAAATCATTGACAAAACGCAGCTGAACTCTTCCAGTCTCCAAAAG CTGTTTCGTGAAGTGAGGATCATGAAGTTGCTGAATCATCCAAATATCG TTAAGTTATTTGAAGTTATTGAGACGGAGAAGACACTGTACTTGATCATGGAGTATGCCAGTGGAG gTGAGGTGTTTGATTACCTTGTTGCTCACGGGAGAATGAAGGAGAAAGAGGCCAGAGCCAAATTTAGACAG ATAGTTTCAGCGGTACAGTACTGCCACCAGAAGTGCATTGTACACAGAGACCTAAAG GCAGAGAACCTACTCCTAGATGCTGACATGAACATCAAGATCGCAGACTTTGGTTTCAGCAATGAGTTCACCATGGGGAACAAGCTGGACACTTTTTGTGGCTCCCCGCCCTACGCCGCTCCGGAGCTGTTCCAAGGGAAGAAGTATGACGGGCCCGAGGTGGACGTCTGGAGCCTGGGGGTCATCCTCTACACACTGGTCAGCGGCTCTCTGCCCTTTGACGGGCAGAACCTCAAG GAGCTGCGTGAACGGGTTTTGCGGGGGAAGTATAGGATTCCCTTCTACATGTCCACAGACTGCGAGAACCTGCTCAAGAAGTTCCTCATTCTCAACCCAACCAAGAGGGGCAGCCTGGAG CAGCAGATCATGAAGGACCGCTGGATGAATGTAGGccatgaggaggaggagctgaAGCCCTTCATCGAGCCCCAGCCAGACTATAAGGACCCCAAGAGGACAGGTCAGAACCCCGACCGAGCGGGGGGGTGGAAGAGAG ATATCATGTTGCAGATGGGCTACTCTGCAGAGGAGATCCAGGACTCGCTCGTCAACCAAAAATACAATGAAGTCATGGCCACATATCTATTACTGGATTACAGGAACACGGAG ATGGACGAATGTATCAGTCTGTCAATGAAATCCCGCCCAGGAAGTGACCTCACAAACAGCAATGCCCAATCTCCTTCTCACAAGGTACAGCGCAGTACCTCATCCAATCTGAAGCCCCGTAGAGCAACGGATGCAG GTTCTTCTGCTTCCAAGCGTTCCCAGGGTGACAACAAGCACACAGCAGAGGATTATGGGAGAAAAGGTTCTGGCACTGGCAGCTCCACTAAAGTCCCTCCCAGTCCTTTAGCTTCAGCAGATCGTAAGAGGAGCACCCCGACCCCCTCCACC AACAGCATCCTGTCCACTGGTACGAGTCGCAGTCGAAACTCGCCAGTCCCTGAGAGGGCCACACTTGGGGTCCAGAATGGAAAGGACAG CACCGCCCCTCAGAGAGTACCGGTGGCGTCTCCTTCTGCCCACAACATCGGCAGTTCCACGGCGACAGACCGTTCCAACTTCCCCAGAAATGTGACCAGCCGAAGCACTTTCAGTGCCGGCCAGCAGAGGGCGGCACGGGACCAACATACTTCCACTTATAATGGTCCTCCAtcatccccttccctctcctacGGGAACAGCCAAGCCCGAAGAGCCGGCGGCACTGGTATCTTCAGAAAGTTCACTTCTAAATTTGTGCGCAG AAATCTCACATTCAGATTCCCCAGAAG CCCGTATGAGGGAGAGGGTCGAGATGAGGCCAGCAG ACCCATGTTGACCACCGCTGAGAAGCTGGAGAAGGTCACTCTGGGCTCTGCAGGAGATGAGAACAAGGACTTCCTGTCCTCCACCTCTACGGTACCCAGCACCCCGACTTCAAGCCTGACCTCCAAGGACCACAAGCCCCGCTCGCTGCGCTTCACCTGGAGCATGAAGACCACCTCCTCCATGGAGCCCAATGAGATGATGAAGGAGATCCGGAAGGTTTTGGACTCGAACAGCTGCGAGTATGAGCTGCGGGAGCGCTACATGCTGCTGTGCGTGTCTGGGAATCCCGCCCTTGACGACTTTGTCCAGTGGGAGATGGAGGTTTGCAAGCTGCCCCGCCTCTCCCTCAACGGGGTTCGCTTTAAGCGCATTTCTGGCACGTCCATCGCCTTCAAGAACATCGCTTCCAAGGTTGCCAATGAGCTCAAACTGTGA